The Ignavibacteriales bacterium genome has a segment encoding these proteins:
- a CDS encoding DUF3109 family protein yields MEQKFEKKINGMYIDPVIFTKPFVKACDVCICSGECCYYGVYTDKSEHEIIMSVKDKIISHMDDSQIKEPEKWFEAPEPDNDFPSGVAVGTEVYNGKCVFLDKQGFCTLQKMAMVEGEYKWKYKPLYCILFPLVIFEGVLTFDDEHLDRMHYCSVPKNQVSTIFDCTKNELKHLLGDEGFEELLKYREEYLNRQKTEETEIEAA; encoded by the coding sequence ATGGAGCAAAAATTTGAGAAGAAAATTAACGGGATGTATATAGATCCTGTTATCTTTACTAAACCGTTCGTAAAAGCTTGCGATGTTTGCATCTGCAGCGGAGAGTGCTGTTACTACGGCGTTTATACTGATAAATCCGAACACGAAATAATTATGTCTGTAAAAGATAAAATTATTTCGCATATGGATGACTCGCAAATTAAGGAGCCGGAAAAATGGTTTGAAGCTCCGGAACCCGATAACGATTTTCCATCGGGTGTTGCAGTCGGTACCGAAGTTTACAACGGCAAATGTGTTTTTTTAGATAAACAAGGTTTTTGCACACTTCAAAAGATGGCAATGGTAGAGGGTGAATACAAGTGGAAATATAAACCCCTATATTGTATATTATTCCCGCTTGTAATTTTTGAAGGCGTCTTAACATTTGATGATGAGCATTTAGATAGAATGCATTATTGCAGCGTTCCGAAGAATCAAGTCTCTACAATTTTTGATTGCACAAAGAATGAATTAAAACATCTTTTAGGCGATGAAGGATTTGAAGAACTACTTAAATACAGAGAAGAATATCTGAACAGACAAAAAACAGAAGAGACGGAAATTGAAGCTGCTTAA
- the fabD gene encoding ACP S-malonyltransferase, translating to MGKRAFIFPGQGSQYVGMAKDLFENSVEAKEMIRTAEEAIGLTISHTMFNGPEDTLKQTDVTQPAIFIHSVILGSVIRTLEPDMVAGHSLGEYSALVSAKAIQYYDAVQLVGLRGSAMLQAGIDEKGTMAAIVGLDSDLLEEICAEASSKGIVQCANFNSPGQIVISGSVEGVNAAMKIAKAKGAKLVKELVVSGAFHSPLMASAKEKLKLKLDTTPFYDAKIPVYANVTAKPVHQKEEIKNLLYRQLDSPVRWEETIVNMINDGADEFYEIGPGKVLQGLVKRINPDVKVFGIDKYSDVERYL from the coding sequence ATGGGTAAGAGGGCATTCATATTTCCAGGTCAAGGTTCGCAGTATGTCGGAATGGCAAAAGACCTTTTTGAAAATTCTGTTGAAGCGAAAGAAATGATTCGCACAGCAGAAGAAGCAATAGGTCTTACAATTTCTCATACTATGTTCAACGGTCCGGAAGACACTCTTAAACAAACCGATGTAACGCAACCGGCAATTTTTATTCATAGCGTAATACTTGGAAGTGTAATTAGAACATTGGAACCCGACATGGTTGCGGGTCATTCTCTTGGTGAATACTCCGCGCTTGTTTCCGCTAAGGCAATTCAATACTATGATGCTGTTCAGCTTGTCGGCTTGCGCGGAAGTGCGATGCTTCAGGCTGGAATTGATGAGAAGGGAACGATGGCTGCAATTGTTGGTTTAGATTCCGATCTTCTTGAGGAAATTTGTGCCGAAGCTTCTTCAAAAGGAATTGTTCAATGCGCTAATTTTAATTCGCCGGGACAAATTGTAATTTCCGGCTCGGTTGAAGGTGTTAATGCCGCAATGAAGATCGCAAAAGCAAAAGGAGCTAAGCTTGTAAAGGAATTAGTTGTAAGCGGAGCTTTTCATTCACCTTTGATGGCAAGCGCAAAAGAGAAATTAAAATTGAAATTGGATACAACTCCTTTTTATGATGCAAAAATTCCGGTTTACGCAAACGTAACCGCAAAACCGGTTCATCAAAAGGAGGAAATAAAAAATTTGCTTTACCGGCAGCTTGATAGTCCGGTAAGATGGGAAGAAACAATTGTTAATATGATTAATGACGGCGCAGATGAATTTTATGAAATTGGTCCCGGTAAAGTTTTGCAAGGACTAGTTAAAAGAATTAATCCGGATGTAAAAGTTTTCGGGATCGACAAATATTCTGATGTAGAAAGGTATTTATAA
- a CDS encoding ketoacyl-ACP synthase III — MQAKIKKLRNASITAVGMYAPEKILDNKYFESIVETNDEWITSRTGIRERRMMENGATSDMAAMACEDLFKTTNVKPEEIDVIIVATVTPDMSFPATACLVQEKIGAKNAWGFDLSAACSGFLFALQTGASLIESGSYKKVLVIGSDKMSAITDYTDRNTCILFGDAASVVLLEPSEDLNFGIKDSLLYVDGSGKNALNMKAGGSALPASHETVDQKLHYIYQDGKAVFKVAVKGMADISFEIMERNDLKSEDVSYLVPHQANLRIIDATAQRMGIPKDKVMINIDRYGNTTAATIPLCLTEYYRDGKVKKGDNLILSAFGAGYTWGAIYLTWAID; from the coding sequence ATGCAAGCAAAAATTAAAAAATTACGGAATGCTTCAATCACGGCTGTTGGAATGTACGCTCCGGAAAAAATCCTTGATAATAAATATTTCGAGAGTATTGTTGAAACAAACGACGAATGGATAACATCCCGAACCGGAATTCGTGAAAGACGAATGATGGAAAACGGAGCTACAAGCGATATGGCTGCCATGGCATGTGAAGATCTTTTCAAAACAACAAATGTAAAACCGGAAGAGATCGATGTTATAATTGTAGCTACAGTTACACCGGATATGTCCTTTCCAGCAACTGCTTGTTTGGTACAGGAAAAGATCGGCGCGAAGAACGCATGGGGATTTGATCTCTCAGCAGCTTGTTCCGGATTTCTATTTGCACTTCAAACCGGGGCAAGTTTAATTGAAAGCGGTTCATATAAAAAAGTTTTAGTTATCGGTTCCGATAAAATGAGCGCGATAACAGATTACACCGACCGCAATACATGTATTCTATTCGGCGATGCCGCTTCAGTAGTTTTGCTTGAGCCCTCGGAAGATTTAAACTTCGGCATAAAAGATTCGCTGTTATATGTTGATGGTTCCGGTAAGAATGCTCTTAATATGAAAGCTGGTGGAAGTGCTCTCCCGGCATCTCACGAAACTGTCGATCAAAAATTACATTACATCTACCAAGACGGTAAAGCGGTTTTTAAAGTAGCGGTTAAAGGAATGGCGGATATTTCTTTTGAGATTATGGAGCGGAACGATTTAAAATCAGAAGACGTTTCTTACCTGGTTCCTCACCAGGCTAATTTAAGAATAATTGATGCAACGGCTCAGAGGATGGGAATTCCGAAAGATAAAGTTATGATCAACATTGATCGATACGGAAATACTACCGCTGCTACAATTCCTCTTTGTTTAACAGAATATTATAGGGACGGAAAAGTTAAAAAGGGTGATAATCTAATTCTTTCGGCATTTGGTGCTGGTTATACCTGGGGTGCTATCTATTTAACCTGGGCAATTGATTAA
- the plsX gene encoding phosphate acyltransferase PlsX, whose translation MTEKKLEKCRIAVDAMGGDYAPKHELLGAFDALQEDSNFELILVGNKEKILKTAREEKIDLDEKLIYHTSQIVEMHDKPTEAIKSKRDSSLVVGARLVQEKKADAFVSAGNTGAVAAVSTLLIGRLKNIERPTIGSFIPSESNATYLFDVGAFVDVKPQHLFQYAVLAKIFVSELHGIENPTIALLNVGEEDEKGNKQVKETAELMRNSDLNFIGNVEGRDILKGKSNIVICDGFVGNILLKFGESVPGFMKYLLKKHSETSFFEKIKIGLFKSTLRQALSPLNPDLYGGVPLLGINGISIIGHGSSSPLAIKNMILRAKEMYDKNLIQKFEKALENYASKN comes from the coding sequence ATGACAGAAAAAAAATTAGAAAAATGCAGAATTGCAGTTGATGCTATGGGGGGCGACTATGCCCCTAAGCATGAACTTCTCGGTGCTTTCGATGCATTGCAGGAAGATTCGAATTTTGAATTAATTCTTGTCGGTAATAAAGAGAAAATCTTAAAGACTGCGCGTGAAGAAAAAATTGATCTTGACGAAAAATTGATTTATCACACATCTCAAATTGTTGAAATGCATGATAAACCGACCGAGGCAATTAAATCGAAACGCGATTCTTCTCTTGTTGTTGGCGCCAGATTGGTTCAAGAGAAAAAAGCGGATGCATTCGTAAGTGCCGGTAATACCGGTGCTGTTGCAGCTGTTTCTACTTTATTAATCGGCCGTTTAAAAAATATTGAAAGACCAACGATCGGAAGTTTTATACCGAGCGAGAGCAACGCAACTTATCTTTTTGATGTAGGCGCTTTTGTGGATGTTAAACCGCAGCATTTGTTTCAGTATGCGGTCTTAGCAAAAATATTTGTAAGCGAATTACATGGAATTGAAAATCCGACAATTGCTTTACTGAATGTCGGTGAAGAAGATGAAAAAGGAAATAAGCAGGTTAAAGAAACTGCGGAATTGATGAGAAATTCAGATCTGAATTTTATAGGAAATGTTGAAGGAAGAGATATTCTAAAAGGAAAAAGCAATATTGTAATTTGTGACGGCTTTGTAGGAAACATCCTATTAAAATTCGGCGAAAGCGTTCCTGGATTTATGAAGTATTTATTAAAAAAGCATTCCGAAACAAGTTTCTTTGAAAAAATAAAAATCGGTTTGTTCAAGAGCACTCTTAGACAAGCACTCAGTCCTTTGAATCCTGATCTTTACGGAGGAGTTCCGCTTCTCGGAATAAACGGAATTAGTATAATCGGTCACGGTTCAAGTTCTCCATTAGCAATTAAGAATATGATTCTCCGTGCAAAAGAAATGTATGATAAAAATTTAATTCAAAAATTTGAGAAAGCGTTAGAAAATTATGCAAGCAAAAATTAA
- the rpmF gene encoding 50S ribosomal protein L32 gives MPNPKRKMSKTRRDKRRTHYKATVPSLSRCSNCGEIKLSHRACPNCGYYAGRSMFVPES, from the coding sequence ATGCCAAATCCGAAACGCAAGATGTCTAAAACAAGAAGAGATAAGCGAAGAACACACTATAAAGCGACTGTTCCTTCCTTGAGCCGCTGCTCTAACTGTGGTGAAATTAAATTGAGCCATAGAGCTTGTCCGAACTGCGGCTATTATGCCGGCAGATCTATGTTCGTTCCAGAGTCGTAA
- a CDS encoding DUF177 domain-containing protein, whose amino-acid sequence MCDRCAVEFETNLTSHFQISYLFTRETVKSDEYNVKYLSPDQEKIYLKEDIYEYAELSIPLKRLCKDDCKGLCPHCGKNLNEETCNCKDEKTHDVWEPLKKLKGNFNN is encoded by the coding sequence ATTTGCGACAGATGCGCCGTTGAATTTGAAACTAATCTGACAAGTCATTTCCAGATTAGCTATCTTTTCACTCGGGAAACTGTGAAATCTGACGAATACAACGTAAAGTATCTTTCACCGGATCAAGAAAAGATCTACTTGAAAGAAGATATTTATGAATATGCCGAGCTTTCGATCCCTTTAAAACGTTTATGTAAAGACGATTGCAAAGGTTTATGCCCGCATTGCGGAAAAAACTTAAACGAAGAAACATGTAACTGTAAAGACGAAAAAACCCATGATGTATGGGAACCTTTAAAAAAATTAAAAGGTAATTTTAATAACTAA
- a CDS encoding PrsW family intramembrane metalloprotease translates to MPVFASLLAALIPMLVYLLLIWWMDKYDREPFPFLFIHFLWGAFGAVIISIIGNMILLSVTGDAGASSKSSSLIQTIFFAPFSEEIAKGLFLLYSINSRHFDNITDGIVYGAAIGLGFGMTENFIYFLTYGDSFSSWIYLVLVRSLFSAVMHCISTATFGAFLAIAKFSSPVLKRVLPIAGLSFAMLIHFLWNATISFETTFFYGFIFMIFLALVFFFVFRLSIKNEKYIVERELFEESNDGLIPEEHIKILSSHLRFRKGWIDEKIRKLYCRYAIRLAFSKNQFKNVKDGSKDFYAFEIEKNRQIVGSLLKTNTLEIK, encoded by the coding sequence ATGCCGGTTTTTGCTTCACTTTTAGCTGCATTAATTCCAATGTTGGTTTATCTTCTCTTAATTTGGTGGATGGATAAGTACGACCGTGAACCATTCCCTTTTCTTTTTATCCATTTTCTTTGGGGTGCTTTTGGTGCCGTAATAATAAGTATTATCGGAAACATGATTCTATTGTCCGTCACCGGCGATGCCGGAGCGTCTTCAAAATCATCATCGTTGATTCAAACAATTTTCTTTGCGCCTTTCAGCGAAGAGATTGCAAAAGGTCTATTTCTCCTCTATTCAATAAATTCAAGACATTTTGATAACATCACAGACGGAATTGTTTACGGCGCAGCTATTGGTCTCGGTTTTGGTATGACGGAAAACTTCATTTACTTTTTAACTTATGGAGATTCTTTCTCATCATGGATTTACCTCGTATTAGTACGCTCACTCTTTTCTGCTGTGATGCATTGTATTTCTACAGCAACATTCGGCGCTTTTCTCGCAATTGCAAAATTTTCATCCCCTGTATTAAAGAGAGTTCTTCCAATTGCCGGTCTGAGTTTTGCAATGTTAATCCATTTTTTGTGGAATGCGACAATCAGTTTTGAAACTACTTTTTTTTATGGATTTATTTTTATGATTTTTTTAGCACTCGTTTTCTTTTTTGTTTTTAGATTGTCTATCAAAAATGAAAAATATATTGTTGAACGCGAACTATTTGAAGAAAGCAATGATGGTTTAATTCCGGAAGAGCATATAAAGATTCTCAGCAGCCATTTGAGATTTAGGAAAGGATGGATAGATGAAAAGATTAGAAAACTTTATTGCCGCTATGCAATCAGGCTTGCTTTCAGCAAAAATCAATTTAAAAACGTGAAAGATGGTTCTAAAGACTTTTATGCTTTTGAAATCGAAAAGAATAGGCAGATTGTCGGTTCACTTTTAAAAACGAACACACTTGAAATAAAATGA
- the nadD gene encoding nicotinate-nucleotide adenylyltransferase, which translates to MKTVGVFGGSFDPIHIGHLTTSFDVIKRRNLEKIIFVPCHISPHKTDQTPTEDIHRLNMVNLAIESSPLFETCDYEIRKGDVSYTYDTLVELRKKYSDIELIIGFDNLIVFDKWNRPDDIFKLAKVIVLKREIDSIPVVHNKYFDSAILLDTPLINISSTEIRSRVKNGLPIDYLVPQKVKEYISQNRLYI; encoded by the coding sequence ATGAAAACTGTTGGTGTATTTGGCGGCTCTTTTGACCCGATTCATATTGGTCACCTTACAACATCTTTCGATGTTATCAAGCGACGGAATTTAGAAAAAATTATTTTTGTACCGTGTCATATCTCTCCGCATAAGACAGATCAAACGCCGACTGAAGATATACATCGCTTGAATATGGTCAATCTCGCTATTGAAAGTTCTCCTTTATTTGAAACTTGCGATTATGAAATCCGCAAAGGAGATGTTTCTTATACATATGATACATTGGTTGAGTTAAGAAAAAAATATTCTGATATAGAACTCATCATCGGTTTCGATAATTTGATTGTGTTCGATAAATGGAATCGTCCGGATGATATTTTTAAACTTGCTAAGGTCATTGTACTTAAACGGGAAATTGATAGCATTCCGGTTGTGCATAACAAATATTTCGACTCGGCAATTTTACTTGATACTCCCCTCATTAATATTTCCTCTACAGAAATCCGGAGCCGTGTGAAGAATGGTTTGCCAATTGATTATCTTGTTCCGCAAAAAGTAAAAGAATATATTTCTCAAAACAGATTATACATTTAG
- the meaB gene encoding methylmalonyl Co-A mutase-associated GTPase MeaB, protein MLSNNLIDRIFLNDKRAVARAISIIESGNSISTEILKELHKNIGRAYRIGITGPPGAGKSTLTNQLTKYFRKQNKKVGIIAVDPTSPFTGGALLGDRIRMSEVGSDEGVFIRSMATRGSLGGLSKKTIDAADVLDAAGYDFIILETVGVGQSELDVAKAADTTIVVLVPESGDSIQAMKAGLMEIADFFVLNKSDRPGSESAMMALKTILMLRDHTEKSWLPNIIKAIASENNGTKEIADEIERHHNYLEQNGLLKEKRESNYKVRIKEIVEHLMKNELWKDERAESLEASLAKVVEGETSPYQIAESIFNNFKSTIKQ, encoded by the coding sequence ATGTTATCAAATAATTTAATTGATAGAATATTTTTAAACGATAAACGTGCTGTTGCCCGTGCAATAAGTATTATTGAATCGGGAAACTCTATTTCAACAGAGATTCTTAAAGAACTGCACAAAAATATAGGACGAGCTTACAGGATAGGAATAACCGGTCCCCCCGGAGCTGGAAAATCTACTCTCACAAATCAGCTTACAAAATATTTCCGAAAACAAAATAAAAAAGTCGGAATCATTGCGGTTGATCCGACAAGTCCTTTTACCGGCGGTGCTCTACTCGGAGACCGCATTAGAATGAGTGAAGTCGGAAGCGACGAAGGAGTATTCATCCGGAGTATGGCAACACGCGGAAGTCTCGGAGGATTAAGTAAAAAAACAATTGATGCCGCCGATGTTCTTGATGCTGCCGGATATGATTTCATAATTCTTGAAACAGTCGGTGTAGGTCAATCAGAACTTGATGTTGCAAAAGCGGCAGATACAACTATTGTAGTTCTTGTTCCGGAATCCGGTGATTCCATTCAAGCAATGAAAGCCGGCTTGATGGAAATTGCCGATTTTTTCGTATTGAATAAAAGCGACCGTCCGGGATCCGAAAGCGCAATGATGGCGCTTAAAACAATTCTTATGCTTCGTGATCATACCGAAAAAAGTTGGCTGCCGAATATTATCAAAGCGATCGCATCTGAAAATAACGGTACAAAAGAAATCGCAGATGAAATAGAACGTCATCATAACTATTTGGAACAAAACGGATTACTTAAAGAGAAGCGCGAATCCAATTACAAAGTACGTATCAAAGAAATTGTTGAACATCTTATGAAAAATGAATTGTGGAAAGATGAACGGGCTGAAAGTTTAGAAGCTTCCCTAGCAAAAGTTGTTGAAGGAGAAACATCTCCATATCAAATTGCCGAATCAATATTTAACAATTTCAAATCAACCATAAAGCAATAA
- a CDS encoding acyl-CoA dehydrogenase family protein, whose translation MAEINTEINFIIELDENQLAIKETIRNFVEEKLKPHVMEYDESQHFPMELMQQLGGLGFLGILVPEEYGGSGLGYVEYALIVEEVARIDPSVALSVAAHNGLCTNHINVFANEELKKKYLPDLASGKIIGAWGLTEPGSGSDAAAMQTTAIKDDNYFILNGTKAFITHGGVGKTAVVLAVTDKSKNKKGISAFIVEKGTEGFSVGKKENKLGMRASETTQLIFENCRVPKENMIGNEGEGFIQAMQILEGGRISIAALSVGLAQGCLEASLSYSKERKQFGKTLSEFQAIQFKLADMASEIEAARLMTFKAARMKDEKKNILDIASKAKLFASEVATRASNEAVQIFGGYGFTKDYPVEKFYRDVKLLTIGEGTSEVQRMVIARNLLKD comes from the coding sequence ATGGCAGAAATTAATACAGAAATTAATTTTATAATTGAGCTGGATGAAAACCAGCTTGCAATAAAAGAAACAATAAGAAACTTTGTTGAAGAAAAATTAAAACCGCACGTCATGGAATACGACGAATCACAGCACTTTCCAATGGAATTGATGCAGCAGTTAGGAGGTCTAGGATTCCTCGGAATACTTGTTCCCGAAGAATACGGTGGTTCGGGACTTGGTTATGTTGAATATGCGCTGATTGTTGAAGAAGTGGCAAGAATTGACCCTTCCGTTGCGCTTTCGGTTGCGGCTCATAATGGACTTTGCACTAATCATATTAATGTTTTTGCAAATGAAGAACTCAAGAAAAAGTATTTGCCGGATCTTGCTTCCGGAAAAATTATTGGAGCCTGGGGATTAACGGAACCCGGAAGCGGCAGCGATGCCGCGGCGATGCAGACAACTGCAATTAAAGATGATAATTATTTTATATTGAACGGTACAAAAGCATTTATCACACATGGGGGTGTTGGTAAGACAGCAGTTGTACTTGCAGTCACCGATAAAAGTAAGAATAAAAAGGGTATCTCCGCTTTCATAGTTGAAAAAGGAACCGAAGGATTTTCTGTTGGCAAGAAAGAAAATAAATTGGGAATGCGCGCAAGTGAGACGACACAATTAATTTTTGAAAACTGCCGGGTACCAAAAGAAAATATGATCGGCAATGAAGGAGAAGGATTTATCCAAGCAATGCAAATTCTTGAAGGCGGAAGAATTTCTATTGCCGCTTTGAGTGTGGGACTTGCGCAAGGTTGTCTTGAAGCCTCTCTCTCTTATTCTAAAGAACGAAAACAATTTGGTAAGACTTTGTCTGAGTTTCAAGCTATACAATTCAAACTGGCGGATATGGCAAGTGAAATCGAGGCGGCTCGCCTAATGACTTTTAAAGCTGCCAGAATGAAAGATGAAAAGAAAAATATTTTAGATATCGCCTCCAAAGCAAAACTTTTTGCCAGTGAAGTTGCAACTCGTGCATCAAATGAAGCCGTGCAAATATTCGGCGGATATGGTTTCACAAAAGATTATCCGGTTGAAAAATTTTACCGCGATGTAAAACTTTTAACAATTGGCGAAGGTACATCTGAGGTTCAGAGAATGGTCATCGCAAGAAATCTTTTAAAGGACTAA
- a CDS encoding acyl-CoA carboxylase subunit beta: MAQIGTQLNQSETFLRREDFHKNLIRKINAVRDTIKLGGGKVAIDKQHEKGKLTARERIEKLIDTGTTFFELNTFAAFDMYKEYGGAPSSGTIFGIGKIHGKNFVIVANDATVKAGAWFPITAKKNLRAQEIAIENRLPIIYLVDSAGVFLPLQEDIFPDKEHFGRIFRNNAIMSSMGIPQIAAIMGPCVAGGAYLPIMSDEALIVEGEGSVFLAGSHLVKAAIGEEVANEILGGARVQSNISGVTDYIMKNDDECLSQIRSLVSKYGDNDKAGFNRTDSVPPKFETKDIYGVIAEDGSKPYDTYELLARIVDNSEIDEYKSGFGKSIITAYARIDGWAVGIVANQRSVVKTEKGEMQIGGVIYSDSADKATRFIMNCNQKKIPLVFLQDVTGFMVGSKAEHGGIIKDGAKMVNAVANTVVPKITIIIGNSFGAGNYAMCGKAYDPRFIFAFPNAKIAVMGGAQASSVLLDIRLKQMENTGKEFTKAQKEKLLNEIMQSYEETSNPLHAAARLWVDEIIDPAQTREYISYSIECANNNPNIPRFNPGVIQT; encoded by the coding sequence ATGGCACAAATCGGGACTCAATTAAATCAGAGCGAAACTTTTCTTCGAAGGGAAGATTTTCATAAAAATCTTATTAGAAAGATAAACGCGGTTAGAGATACTATAAAACTCGGCGGAGGAAAAGTTGCAATCGATAAGCAGCATGAAAAAGGGAAACTTACCGCACGTGAGCGTATTGAAAAATTAATAGATACCGGAACAACATTTTTTGAGCTGAATACTTTCGCGGCATTTGATATGTATAAGGAATACGGCGGCGCTCCAAGCAGCGGAACAATTTTCGGAATTGGAAAAATTCACGGAAAGAATTTTGTAATTGTAGCCAATGATGCAACTGTTAAAGCCGGTGCTTGGTTTCCAATTACAGCAAAGAAAAATTTACGTGCACAAGAAATCGCAATCGAAAACCGTTTGCCAATAATTTATCTCGTTGATAGTGCCGGAGTATTCCTCCCACTTCAAGAAGATATTTTTCCAGATAAGGAACATTTTGGAAGAATCTTCCGCAACAATGCGATCATGTCCTCAATGGGAATTCCGCAGATTGCCGCAATTATGGGTCCATGTGTTGCTGGAGGTGCCTATCTTCCAATTATGAGCGATGAGGCATTAATTGTAGAAGGTGAAGGATCTGTTTTTCTTGCCGGTTCTCATTTAGTTAAAGCCGCAATTGGTGAAGAAGTTGCAAACGAAATTCTCGGCGGCGCTCGTGTGCAATCCAATATTTCCGGTGTAACAGATTATATAATGAAAAATGATGATGAATGTCTGTCTCAGATCAGAAGCCTGGTAAGTAAATATGGAGATAATGATAAAGCCGGTTTTAATCGCACAGATTCAGTTCCTCCAAAATTTGAGACTAAAGATATCTATGGTGTAATTGCAGAGGATGGTTCCAAACCGTACGACACTTACGAATTGCTCGCGCGGATAGTTGATAACTCAGAAATTGACGAATATAAATCCGGTTTCGGAAAAAGTATAATTACAGCTTATGCCCGGATAGACGGATGGGCTGTTGGAATCGTTGCTAATCAACGTAGTGTCGTAAAAACAGAAAAAGGTGAAATGCAGATTGGCGGTGTGATCTATAGCGATAGTGCAGATAAAGCTACACGTTTTATTATGAACTGCAACCAGAAAAAAATTCCACTCGTTTTTCTGCAAGATGTAACCGGATTTATGGTTGGAAGCAAAGCTGAACATGGCGGAATAATTAAGGACGGCGCAAAAATGGTGAATGCCGTTGCTAATACTGTTGTTCCAAAAATCACAATAATTATTGGGAATAGTTTTGGAGCCGGTAATTATGCGATGTGCGGAAAAGCTTACGATCCCCGTTTTATTTTTGCATTCCCAAATGCAAAAATTGCGGTTATGGGAGGTGCACAAGCTAGTTCAGTTCTTCTTGATATACGCCTGAAGCAAATGGAAAATACCGGTAAAGAATTTACAAAAGCACAGAAAGAAAAATTGCTAAATGAAATTATGCAATCTTATGAAGAAACAAGCAATCCGCTTCATGCAGCAGCCCGTTTATGGGTTGATGAAATAATTGACCCTGCTCAAACACGCGAGTACATTTCATATTCTATAGAATGCGCTAATAATAATCCTAACATCCCCCGTTTTAATCCCGGCGTTATTCAAACATAA